The Lewinellaceae bacterium genome has a segment encoding these proteins:
- a CDS encoding SusC/RagA family TonB-linked outer membrane protein, with amino-acid sequence MKKNLLLTLLLFVLAVVQGWSQTTVSGTVSSENGETLIGASVLEVGTSNGTVTDFNGAYSIRVANGASLTFSMTGFEPKTVAVEGRTEINVSLSEGIELNEVVVTALGISREKKALGYAITEVDGGEISEAKESNVINGLSGRVAGLVITQSSAGPGAGSRVIIRGNNSLGGNNQPLYVVDGVPVDNSGYGSANGAGTANYRRSDYGTGISDLNSDDIESISVLKGPNAAALYGSRAANGVILITTKKGSSRKGLGVTYSGHLDMSSPMLLPELQNEYGMGSMGTASPDLETLKGTSGSWGPKLDGSSQPYWTSDGATQAYNAQPDNVKDFFRTGTNLVNTVAFEGGTDRSSFRFSFSNTKINSILENSGLNRNNFNLRASSKLSDKLTLDTKVTYFQQEAERRPDQGTEGIMAYVYDIPRNIPIADLENSQDPKDYSPISYNSLGSNPYWILNQDKNDDTRNRIQGFAKATYQINDNLSIFGRIGTDYVNQNIEYVAGYGHWYYATGRFSFNDYKTSETNADLLLMYNKNLTEDFGLSLNVGANKMLATSSSQGVSGDDFKIPTKATVASARNTFPSYGALAKKRIHSVYGSASFSYKNFAYLDLTARNDWSSTLPENNWSYFYPSASLSLVFSELMESSFLDFGKVRFSYANVGSDTDPFLLLNTYSLDAESYDNLVILSASSIQRNPDLKPEQTTSLEFGLEFRMMQNRFYGDLSFYQNETKDLITTVPVAPATGYSSKFTNVGNITNQGVEVLLGFVPVKTTDFTWDVSLNFAKNKNKLVELFEGLDNFIFSSNNSGDVVVQATVEGAEINGEVATQAGFGDIYGVTYLRNDNGDIIVNENGFPQRTSEKVYLGNYQPDWTGGLNSILTYKGLTFRFLIDARIGGQLYSGTDAGLDAAGVSANSLEYRESGIVVPGVMNTGTADNPIWTPNTTSITGQEYWGNYSGIPSNYIFDQTNIRLREVGLNYTLPKSLFDNIFIESVNIGVVGRNLLFFKNDLGNFDPESSYSTSNFAQGMLYYNLPALKSFGVNLNVKF; translated from the coding sequence ATGAAAAAAAACCTATTACTAACCCTTTTACTATTTGTTCTGGCAGTAGTTCAGGGGTGGTCACAAACAACAGTTTCAGGTACTGTCAGTTCAGAAAATGGAGAGACACTGATTGGGGCAAGCGTCCTTGAAGTGGGTACTTCAAACGGGACAGTTACTGATTTTAATGGTGCTTATTCCATACGTGTTGCCAATGGTGCTTCACTGACCTTTTCTATGACGGGTTTTGAACCGAAGACCGTTGCAGTGGAAGGCCGTACTGAAATTAACGTTTCCCTCTCAGAAGGTATTGAACTGAATGAGGTAGTGGTTACTGCTCTTGGTATCTCCAGAGAAAAGAAAGCTTTGGGATATGCCATCACGGAAGTGGATGGTGGCGAAATTTCAGAAGCCAAGGAAAGTAACGTGATCAACGGGCTTTCCGGTAGGGTTGCCGGGTTGGTGATTACTCAATCTTCTGCCGGACCAGGTGCCGGTTCTCGTGTAATCATCAGGGGTAATAACTCTCTTGGTGGAAACAACCAACCATTATACGTGGTGGATGGTGTTCCTGTTGACAACTCCGGTTATGGATCTGCCAATGGTGCAGGAACAGCCAACTACAGGAGATCTGATTACGGTACCGGTATTTCTGACCTTAACTCAGACGACATCGAATCCATCTCCGTTTTGAAAGGTCCAAATGCTGCGGCCCTTTACGGTTCTAGAGCTGCCAACGGTGTTATTTTGATCACCACAAAAAAAGGTTCCTCCAGAAAAGGACTGGGGGTTACCTATTCCGGCCACCTCGATATGTCCAGCCCTATGTTGCTGCCTGAATTGCAGAACGAATACGGTATGGGATCTATGGGGACCGCTTCTCCTGACCTCGAAACGCTTAAAGGAACTTCAGGTTCCTGGGGTCCTAAACTCGATGGTTCATCACAACCTTATTGGACAAGTGACGGCGCTACACAGGCTTACAATGCTCAGCCTGATAATGTTAAAGATTTCTTCCGTACCGGAACAAATCTTGTCAACACAGTAGCTTTTGAAGGTGGAACAGACAGATCAAGTTTCCGTTTTTCTTTCTCAAACACAAAGATCAATTCCATCCTTGAAAACTCTGGTTTGAATCGTAACAATTTCAATCTTCGTGCCTCTTCCAAATTGTCTGACAAGCTGACCCTGGATACCAAGGTGACTTATTTCCAGCAGGAAGCCGAACGCAGGCCTGACCAGGGTACGGAAGGTATCATGGCTTATGTTTATGACATTCCAAGAAATATTCCGATCGCTGACTTAGAAAATTCTCAGGATCCTAAAGATTACAGCCCTATTTCTTATAATTCATTAGGCAGTAATCCTTACTGGATTCTTAACCAGGACAAAAATGACGATACACGTAACCGTATTCAGGGATTTGCGAAAGCAACTTACCAGATCAATGACAACCTGTCTATCTTCGGCCGTATCGGTACCGATTATGTAAACCAGAATATTGAGTATGTAGCTGGTTACGGCCACTGGTACTATGCCACGGGTAGATTTAGTTTCAATGATTATAAAACATCAGAAACCAACGCAGATCTGTTGTTGATGTACAATAAAAATTTAACAGAAGACTTTGGCTTGAGTCTAAATGTTGGAGCCAATAAAATGTTGGCCACAAGTTCTTCTCAGGGTGTAAGCGGAGATGATTTCAAAATTCCTACTAAAGCAACAGTGGCCAGTGCTCGGAATACTTTCCCTAGCTACGGTGCGTTGGCTAAAAAGAGAATTCACTCTGTTTACGGGTCTGCTTCCTTTAGCTACAAGAATTTTGCGTATCTGGACCTTACTGCACGTAACGACTGGTCTTCTACACTTCCTGAGAATAACTGGTCATACTTCTATCCTTCTGCAAGTTTATCACTCGTATTTAGCGAATTGATGGAAAGCAGCTTCCTGGATTTCGGAAAAGTTCGCTTCAGTTATGCAAATGTAGGTAGTGATACCGATCCTTTCCTTTTGTTGAATACCTACAGCCTCGATGCAGAAAGCTACGACAATCTGGTTATTTTGTCAGCCAGCTCTATTCAGCGTAATCCTGATCTGAAACCTGAACAGACCACTTCTTTGGAGTTTGGTCTTGAATTCAGAATGATGCAGAACAGATTCTACGGTGATCTTTCATTCTACCAAAATGAGACCAAAGACCTGATTACTACTGTTCCTGTTGCACCCGCTACCGGATATTCTTCAAAATTCACCAACGTTGGTAACATTACCAACCAGGGTGTTGAAGTACTGCTTGGATTTGTACCCGTGAAAACAACTGATTTTACCTGGGATGTTTCCTTGAATTTCGCCAAGAACAAAAACAAATTGGTTGAACTTTTTGAAGGATTGGACAACTTTATCTTCAGTTCTAATAATTCAGGTGATGTGGTTGTTCAGGCTACTGTTGAAGGTGCTGAAATAAACGGTGAAGTGGCAACTCAAGCCGGATTTGGAGACATTTATGGTGTCACTTATCTTAGAAATGATAACGGGGATATCATCGTTAATGAAAACGGATTCCCACAGAGAACCAGTGAAAAGGTTTATCTAGGAAACTACCAGCCTGACTGGACAGGAGGTTTGAACAGTATTTTGACTTACAAAGGACTTACTTTCAGATTCCTGATCGACGCCCGTATTGGTGGTCAATTGTACTCAGGTACCGATGCTGGTCTTGATGCAGCTGGAGTTTCTGCGAACTCTTTGGAATACCGTGAATCAGGTATCGTTGTTCCGGGTGTAATGAATACAGGAACAGCGGACAATCCGATATGGACTCCGAACACAACAAGCATCACCGGACAGGAATACTGGGGCAATTACTCAGGTATACCTTCCAACTATATTTTCGATCAGACAAATATCCGTTTGAGAGAAGTTGGTTTGAACTATACTTTACCTAAGAGCTTGTTCGACAATATCTTCATCGAATCGGTAAATATTGGTGTTGTGGGAAGAAACCTCTTGTTCTTTAAGAATGATCTTGGTAACTTTGATCCTGAATCAAGCTACAGTACCAGTAACTTTGCACAAGGTATGTTGTATTACAACCTGCCTGCGTTGAAGAGTTTTGGTGTTAACTTGAATGTTAAATTTTAA
- a CDS encoding SusD/RagB family nutrient-binding outer membrane lipoprotein: MRKYNIILILFLVFGFSACTEDFVEINTDPNAITGSEASAAYFLPKAQYKLFSPDRYPYWRAQLIHADRYAGYYTFGFHSSWWSDELGYTYNSGYTDAAWANLYGSYFGYINTYLLLTQPGGDFENPLSNAVGLILKAMYYQQYTDVFGMIPYSEAGNPDILLPKFDSQKDVYKGCLADLTTAIETIGDATVTGDGVENIATNDLFFDGDLQQWKALANSLRLRIAMRALGATGDDFAAGEINKALAEDLLEEGDGAIMREDNVISEWNASSYGDIWYAFGDGGNWKLSQTLVNYLRDYNDPRLSVYAKPAPGGTMSVTRPNESENPDGYTNFPKRIAFILSVLDEAGVAYTLENNDPTYTLTMAENTYYVGQPTRLGGKISSLARYELFSDPSDYILGTSKTDPNDAPEIVMSTAEVYFLRAEAAVRGFGNDDAQDLFEKGIRASMKYWKVADGDIDTYLGNSDLAVLSGSDAEKLEKINVQRWIASYTDGFEGWSIVRKSGYPTQLAAGVEDADIFGLGDIDGDYPTRMQYGSSAYNNNGANVEAANAIQGPDKQNTKLWWAK, translated from the coding sequence ATGCGAAAATATAATATTATCCTTATCCTTTTCCTGGTCTTTGGCTTTTCCGCCTGTACCGAAGACTTTGTGGAGATCAATACCGACCCGAACGCTATTACTGGATCCGAGGCCAGTGCGGCTTACTTCCTGCCGAAGGCGCAATACAAATTATTTTCTCCTGACCGTTATCCATACTGGCGTGCTCAATTGATCCATGCAGATCGTTATGCAGGATATTACACATTTGGCTTCCATAGTTCCTGGTGGAGTGACGAATTGGGTTACACCTACAACAGTGGTTATACAGATGCTGCCTGGGCGAATTTATATGGAAGTTATTTCGGTTATATCAACACCTATCTGCTGCTGACTCAGCCTGGTGGTGATTTCGAAAATCCATTGAGCAACGCGGTCGGTTTGATTCTCAAGGCCATGTACTACCAGCAGTACACCGATGTATTCGGCATGATTCCTTATTCAGAAGCGGGTAATCCGGATATTTTGTTGCCTAAGTTCGACAGCCAGAAAGACGTTTACAAAGGTTGCCTTGCTGACCTGACCACTGCAATCGAAACCATTGGAGATGCCACCGTAACCGGTGACGGGGTAGAAAATATTGCGACCAACGACCTTTTCTTTGATGGCGACCTTCAACAATGGAAAGCTTTAGCCAACAGCTTGAGATTACGGATTGCGATGAGAGCTCTTGGCGCTACCGGGGACGATTTCGCTGCCGGTGAAATCAATAAAGCGTTGGCGGAGGATCTCCTGGAAGAAGGAGACGGAGCAATCATGAGAGAAGATAACGTAATTTCCGAGTGGAACGCTAGTTCTTACGGTGACATTTGGTATGCATTTGGTGACGGAGGCAATTGGAAATTAAGCCAGACCCTCGTCAACTACCTCAGAGATTATAACGATCCACGTTTGAGTGTCTATGCCAAACCAGCCCCGGGAGGTACTATGTCTGTTACCAGGCCTAATGAAAGTGAAAATCCTGACGGTTATACGAATTTCCCAAAAAGGATTGCTTTTATACTTTCTGTTTTGGATGAGGCCGGTGTAGCTTATACACTTGAAAATAACGATCCTACTTATACCCTTACCATGGCTGAAAACACCTACTATGTTGGTCAGCCAACCCGTTTGGGTGGAAAGATCTCCTCTCTTGCCAGATATGAACTGTTTTCTGATCCTTCTGATTATATTCTTGGTACATCCAAAACGGATCCAAACGATGCTCCGGAGATCGTTATGTCTACAGCCGAAGTTTACTTCCTCAGAGCAGAAGCTGCTGTTAGAGGTTTTGGCAATGATGATGCTCAGGATTTGTTCGAGAAGGGTATCCGTGCTTCCATGAAATACTGGAAAGTTGCCGACGGCGATATTGATACTTACCTCGGCAACTCTGACCTTGCTGTATTAAGTGGCAGTGACGCTGAAAAGCTCGAGAAAATAAACGTTCAGAGATGGATTGCCAGTTACACAGATGGTTTTGAAGGATGGTCCATAGTTAGAAAATCCGGTTATCCTACTCAATTGGCAGCAGGCGTGGAAGATGCTGATATCTTTGGCCTCGGAGATATTGACGGTGACTACCCAACAAGAATGCAGTATGGCAGTAGCGCGTACAATAATAACGGTGCCAACGTAGAAGCGGCTAACGCGATTCAGGGACCTGACAAACAAAACACTAAGTTGTGGTGGGCTAAATAA
- a CDS encoding family 20 glycosylhydrolase, which translates to MSKNSFFNLWVFTFLLCGFSSCQQKETVNFTPTYSIIPLPAQMEKMDGFFQINDRTKIVVQSREDLLMPLVGYLNERFRKLYNMELETSKTLSGNTIHLQLTESDLGTEGYKLEVTTEGITVSAKETAGIFYGIQSMLQLMPDDQPVVSNVNITDQPRYSYRGMHLDVSRHFFPSDFIKKYIDFLAKYKYNSFHWHLTDDQGWRVEIKKYPKLQEVAAYRPETLIGHYSEKPQQFDGQRYGGYYTQEEIKDIVAYAASRHITVIPEIEMPGHARAAIAAYPELSCTGDTIEPATKWGVFEEVFCPTEETFTFLENVLTEVLEMFPSQYIHIGGDECPKTAWKNSAFCQELIKKEGLRDEHELQSYFIQRIEKFLNSKGRKIIGWDEILEGGLAPNATVMSWRGMEGGIAAAEMGHDVIMTPGSHCYFDYYQSDDPNEPLAIGGYLPLEKVYSFEPTPVELSPENARHILGAQGNLWTEYLQTPENVEYMIFPRMCALSEVLWSPKDSRNYEDFITRLEPQLENLKKSGVNVANHLFDINAKAESGDGQGVRISLTTGSKSPTIRYSVDGKEVTTESPEFTAPVVIEKSEMFKANSFINGKKVGRGINYNFNIHKAAGKKIELANAPHEKYNSGGPGAIINGLMGSDKRYGDTEWLGFSGEDCIATIDLGESTDITKLSFRFYQGVGQWIYPPKSIEVLVSEDGETFTKAGEWTDSQSDDTIVNAVLSLDNVHGRFLKIHIHRHGIIAAGLQGAGNEAWLFVDEIVVE; encoded by the coding sequence ATGTCAAAAAATTCCTTTTTCAATTTATGGGTGTTTACTTTTTTGTTATGCGGCTTTTCAAGTTGCCAACAAAAGGAAACCGTAAACTTCACCCCTACTTATTCCATTATCCCCCTTCCTGCCCAGATGGAAAAAATGGATGGTTTTTTCCAAATAAATGACCGGACCAAAATAGTAGTTCAATCCCGGGAGGATTTACTTATGCCGCTTGTGGGTTACCTCAATGAAAGATTCCGAAAGTTGTACAACATGGAATTGGAGACCAGTAAAACGCTTTCAGGGAATACCATCCACCTGCAGTTAACGGAATCTGATTTAGGTACTGAAGGCTATAAACTGGAAGTCACCACAGAAGGCATTACCGTTTCCGCAAAAGAAACTGCAGGAATATTCTACGGCATACAGTCCATGTTGCAGCTCATGCCGGACGACCAGCCGGTGGTTTCCAATGTCAACATCACCGACCAACCCCGCTACTCCTACAGAGGCATGCACCTCGATGTGTCACGTCACTTCTTCCCTTCCGATTTTATCAAAAAATACATAGATTTTCTCGCGAAATACAAATACAATTCATTCCACTGGCACCTTACGGATGATCAGGGATGGCGCGTGGAGATCAAAAAATATCCAAAACTCCAGGAAGTTGCTGCTTACAGGCCCGAAACACTGATCGGTCATTACAGTGAAAAACCGCAACAGTTTGACGGTCAACGCTATGGTGGATATTACACCCAGGAAGAAATCAAGGATATTGTAGCTTATGCAGCGTCGAGACATATCACCGTTATCCCGGAAATCGAGATGCCGGGCCATGCCCGCGCCGCTATTGCCGCCTATCCTGAGCTGTCCTGTACCGGTGACACCATCGAGCCGGCCACAAAATGGGGTGTTTTTGAAGAAGTTTTCTGCCCTACTGAAGAAACCTTTACCTTCCTCGAAAATGTCCTGACAGAAGTGTTGGAAATGTTCCCTTCTCAATACATTCATATCGGCGGAGATGAATGTCCGAAAACAGCCTGGAAAAACAGTGCGTTCTGCCAGGAGCTCATCAAAAAAGAAGGGCTCAGGGATGAGCATGAACTGCAGAGTTATTTCATCCAGCGAATTGAAAAATTTCTCAATTCCAAGGGACGGAAAATCATTGGCTGGGACGAAATCCTGGAAGGGGGGCTCGCACCCAACGCAACGGTGATGTCATGGCGAGGCATGGAAGGCGGAATTGCCGCAGCTGAAATGGGCCACGATGTGATTATGACCCCTGGTTCCCATTGTTATTTCGACTATTATCAGTCCGATGATCCTAACGAACCATTAGCTATTGGAGGTTATCTTCCACTTGAGAAAGTCTATTCTTTCGAACCCACCCCGGTAGAGTTGTCTCCGGAAAATGCCAGGCACATTCTCGGCGCACAGGGCAATCTTTGGACAGAATATCTCCAAACGCCCGAAAATGTGGAATACATGATCTTCCCCCGGATGTGCGCCCTGTCAGAAGTGCTTTGGTCCCCCAAAGACAGCCGAAACTACGAGGATTTCATTACTCGACTTGAGCCACAATTGGAAAACCTGAAAAAGTCGGGCGTCAACGTTGCAAACCACTTATTTGATATCAATGCCAAAGCTGAATCAGGCGACGGACAAGGCGTCAGGATCAGCCTTACTACAGGATCCAAATCACCAACCATCAGGTATAGTGTTGATGGTAAAGAGGTAACTACAGAAAGTCCTGAATTTACCGCACCGGTTGTAATTGAAAAAAGTGAGATGTTCAAGGCTAATTCATTTATCAACGGAAAAAAAGTGGGCCGTGGGATCAACTATAATTTTAATATTCATAAGGCTGCCGGAAAAAAGATCGAATTGGCCAATGCACCTCATGAAAAATACAATTCCGGAGGCCCCGGAGCTATAATAAACGGCCTCATGGGAAGCGACAAGCGTTATGGAGATACAGAATGGCTGGGTTTTTCGGGAGAGGATTGTATAGCAACCATTGATTTGGGGGAATCAACGGATATTACCAAACTTAGTTTTCGCTTTTATCAAGGGGTTGGCCAATGGATTTATCCGCCCAAATCCATTGAGGTTTTGGTCTCTGAAGATGGTGAGACTTTCACAAAAGCCGGCGAATGGACTGATAGCCAATCAGATGATACTATCGTAAACGCAGTATTGTCATTGGATAATGTACATGGCAGATTTTTGAAAATCCATATCCATCGCCACGGCATCATTGCTGCAGGACTCCAGGGAGCCGGCAACGAAGCCTGGTTGTTTGTGGATGAGATCGTGGTCGAGTAA
- a CDS encoding AMP-binding protein, translating to MKKKLSYAYGSKEVPLLEITIGKMFDQVVEKYGEHEALVVTHQNIRWTYNDLKKQVDACAKALLAQEVKKGDRVGIWAQNRSEWMVVQYATAKIGAILVNINPSYRLHELKYALNQSGCKMLIAAHEFKYSKYTDMLYALLPELNYANPGQLRSEEVPGLKTIITLGNSSKPGMFTWAEFLENGTEVDDGLLTERQASLHYKEPINIQYTSGTTGFPKGATLSHYNILNNGFFVTESLQLTYKDRMIVPVPLYHCFGMVLGNLGAMTHGATVIYASEAFDPKAILEIADLEKATILYGVPTMFFAELDLPEVRQFDLSTLRGGIMAGALCPPELMKKVQTVMTMTDMQIAYGMTETSPVSTQTQSHTPFDKRVSTVGQVHPHLQVKIVDPATGETVERGVKGELCTRGYSVMIGYWQDEVKTKESIDEEGWMHSGDLATMDEEGYVNIVGRIKDMIIRGGENIYPKEIEEFLYLHPKVSEVQVIGVPSEKYGEEVMAWIKPKHGLTVTPEEIQAYCKGQIAHYKIPEHFKFTEEFPMTVTGKIRKVEMRKISVKELGIEMEDVLG from the coding sequence ATGAAAAAAAAACTTAGTTACGCTTACGGATCAAAGGAGGTGCCTCTCCTGGAAATTACCATTGGGAAAATGTTTGATCAAGTTGTCGAAAAATACGGTGAGCATGAAGCACTCGTCGTGACTCATCAAAATATTAGGTGGACTTATAATGACCTAAAAAAACAGGTGGACGCATGCGCCAAAGCGCTTTTAGCGCAAGAGGTGAAAAAGGGAGACCGTGTGGGAATTTGGGCTCAGAACCGCAGTGAATGGATGGTAGTTCAGTACGCTACGGCAAAAATTGGAGCCATTTTGGTGAATATCAATCCCAGTTATCGCCTCCATGAATTAAAATATGCGCTCAACCAATCGGGCTGTAAAATGCTCATCGCAGCCCACGAGTTTAAATACTCCAAATATACCGACATGCTTTATGCTTTGCTTCCGGAATTAAACTATGCTAACCCCGGGCAGCTTCGATCTGAAGAAGTGCCTGGACTTAAAACCATAATCACCCTGGGCAATTCTTCTAAACCCGGCATGTTCACATGGGCTGAGTTTTTGGAGAACGGAACGGAGGTGGATGATGGTTTGTTAACGGAGCGTCAGGCGTCACTGCATTACAAAGAACCTATCAATATTCAATACACCAGCGGCACTACAGGTTTCCCCAAAGGAGCCACCCTGAGTCATTACAACATTCTCAACAATGGATTTTTTGTAACTGAATCCCTTCAATTGACCTATAAGGACAGGATGATCGTCCCCGTTCCGCTTTACCATTGTTTTGGAATGGTTCTGGGTAACCTGGGGGCTATGACCCACGGTGCTACGGTTATTTACGCCAGCGAAGCCTTTGACCCCAAAGCGATTCTTGAAATCGCAGACCTGGAAAAGGCGACCATTCTTTACGGAGTACCTACCATGTTTTTTGCAGAACTCGATCTGCCGGAGGTAAGGCAATTTGACCTTTCCACCTTGAGGGGAGGCATCATGGCCGGGGCGCTTTGTCCGCCCGAACTGATGAAAAAAGTCCAAACCGTAATGACGATGACTGATATGCAAATTGCCTATGGCATGACCGAAACCAGTCCGGTGAGTACCCAAACTCAATCTCATACCCCTTTCGATAAACGGGTGAGCACCGTAGGGCAAGTACATCCGCACCTCCAAGTCAAAATTGTTGACCCGGCCACTGGTGAAACGGTGGAACGCGGTGTCAAAGGGGAATTGTGTACCCGCGGTTATAGTGTAATGATCGGCTACTGGCAGGATGAAGTCAAAACCAAAGAATCCATTGACGAGGAGGGATGGATGCATTCCGGGGACCTCGCGACCATGGACGAAGAGGGTTATGTCAATATCGTTGGCCGAATCAAGGATATGATCATCAGGGGTGGGGAGAATATCTATCCCAAGGAAATTGAAGAATTTTTGTACCTCCATCCTAAAGTGAGCGAGGTGCAGGTGATTGGAGTCCCTAGTGAAAAATATGGAGAAGAAGTCATGGCCTGGATAAAGCCCAAACATGGACTCACGGTGACTCCTGAAGAAATTCAAGCGTATTGTAAGGGACAGATCGCCCATTATAAAATTCCGGAGCACTTTAAGTTTACCGAGGAATTCCCAATGACGGTCACCGGCAAAATACGAAAGGTGGAAATGCGAAAAATCAGCGTGAAGGAACTGGGGATTGAAATGGAGGATGTTTTGGGATAA
- a CDS encoding GMC family oxidoreductase, with the protein MQLKQSYDYIIIGSGFGGSVSALRLAQKGYSVLVIEKGKRFESEDFPKTNWNLRKWFWLPAFKLFGIQKLTFFRHISILSGVGVGGGSLVYANTLPKPKKAFYNHGSWAKLADWETELAPFYELAWEMLGAAKNPNLTESDLALKELAQQIGKADHFEATKVAVFFGEPGKEVADPFFKGEGPERKGCIHCGACMTGCRHNAKNTLDKNYLYLAQKLGVDILPEHVVTDVQPIGNDGSDGYEVIFKKSTEWFSLKKKVKAKGIVFAGGVLGTLPLLLKLKETSLPNLSPRVGDMVRSNNESLIMNVSTNKDLVMSEGIAIGSILEVDEDSHLEPVRYGQGSGFWRTVMMPMVNEPNGLKRLAKLMATPFMAPWQWLKIYFIKDFSDRTAVLLFMQHIDSTLKFRRGLFRMKTKIEAGKAPTAFIPKAAEMAYKYADLIDAKPTVMFTEALTGIPSTAHILGGAAMGKDASEGVIDKNNRVFGYENMFIFDGSVISANPGVNPSLTITAIAERGMSLID; encoded by the coding sequence ATGCAACTCAAACAATCCTACGATTACATCATCATTGGCTCCGGTTTTGGAGGGTCGGTCTCTGCCTTGCGACTTGCGCAAAAGGGGTACTCTGTGTTGGTTATTGAAAAAGGTAAAAGATTTGAATCAGAAGATTTCCCTAAAACGAACTGGAACCTGCGCAAATGGTTTTGGTTGCCTGCCTTCAAATTGTTCGGCATCCAAAAGCTGACTTTTTTTAGACACATTTCCATTCTCAGCGGGGTAGGCGTAGGCGGCGGATCTTTGGTCTATGCCAATACTTTACCGAAGCCCAAGAAGGCATTTTACAATCACGGCTCCTGGGCAAAACTGGCGGATTGGGAAACGGAACTTGCTCCTTTTTACGAGTTAGCCTGGGAGATGTTGGGAGCGGCTAAAAATCCAAATCTCACCGAAAGTGACCTGGCGCTAAAGGAACTGGCGCAACAAATCGGGAAAGCCGACCATTTTGAAGCGACTAAAGTGGCCGTTTTTTTTGGTGAACCCGGAAAAGAGGTCGCTGATCCATTTTTCAAGGGAGAAGGCCCGGAGCGGAAAGGTTGTATCCATTGCGGGGCCTGCATGACCGGCTGCCGGCATAATGCCAAAAATACCCTGGATAAAAATTACCTCTACCTTGCACAAAAACTGGGAGTGGACATTCTTCCCGAGCATGTGGTGACGGATGTGCAGCCCATAGGAAACGATGGTTCCGACGGTTATGAGGTTATATTCAAAAAATCTACCGAATGGTTTTCTTTGAAAAAGAAGGTTAAAGCCAAAGGGATCGTTTTTGCCGGCGGAGTGCTGGGCACCTTGCCTTTGCTCTTAAAATTGAAGGAAACTTCTCTTCCCAACCTAAGCCCAAGGGTAGGGGATATGGTGCGTTCGAATAATGAATCATTGATCATGAACGTTTCCACGAATAAAGATCTGGTAATGTCGGAAGGGATAGCCATTGGTTCTATTTTGGAGGTGGATGAGGATAGCCACCTCGAGCCGGTCAGGTATGGGCAAGGATCCGGATTCTGGCGAACGGTGATGATGCCTATGGTGAATGAGCCTAACGGACTGAAGCGCCTTGCTAAATTAATGGCCACCCCTTTTATGGCCCCATGGCAGTGGCTGAAAATTTACTTTATAAAGGATTTTAGCGACCGGACAGCTGTTTTGTTGTTCATGCAGCACATTGACAGCACTCTTAAATTCAGACGGGGACTTTTTAGAATGAAAACAAAAATCGAGGCGGGCAAGGCACCTACCGCTTTCATCCCCAAGGCCGCTGAAATGGCCTACAAATACGCCGATCTTATTGATGCCAAACCAACGGTGATGTTTACCGAGGCCCTTACTGGGATTCCTTCCACCGCACATATCCTTGGAGGGGCAGCGATGGGAAAGGATGCCAGTGAGGGAGTGATCGATAAAAACAACCGGGTTTTCGGGTATGAAAATATGTTTATCTTCGATGGATCAGTTATTTCTGCCAACCCGGGGGTGAATCCTTCCCTGACCATTACGGCTATTGCCGAGCGGGGAATGAGTTTGATTGATTGA